One Brassica napus cultivar Da-Ae chromosome A1, Da-Ae, whole genome shotgun sequence genomic region harbors:
- the BNAANNG13750D gene encoding uncharacterized protein BNAANNG13750D has product MVRIKRTYTTPKTTTITKRRKKLAKEEEEDDTPLTGIFCLKQRQDMKIAEEKEDCFILDFDPNDSFDSEKLSSSENPESDDDVAIVHEKGQVACRDYPHPRHLCLKYPFGSTNHQLHCNNCYCYVCDVAAPCPHWTPVAYESHCEASAERRWNRLRELHRK; this is encoded by the exons ATGGTGAGGATCAAGCGAACCTATACTACACCGAAGACGACGACGATTaccaagagaagaaagaagctcgctaaggaagaagaagaagacgatacACCTCTCACAGGCATCTTCTGTCTTAAACAAAGACAAGACATGAAGATCGCCGAGGAGAAAGAGGATTGCTTTATCCTCGATTTCGATCCCAACGATTCGTTTGACTCAGAGAAGCTCTCCTCCTCTGAGAACCCAGAAAGTGACGATGACGTGGCGATTGTCCATGAGAAAGGCCAG GTGGCTTGTAGGGATTACCCACACCCAAGGCATCTCTGCTTGAAATATCCATTTGGATCAACCAATCACCAACTCCATTGTAACAAC tgCTACTGTTATGTATGTGATGTGGCTGCGCCTTGCCCACATTGGACGCCTGTTGCTTACGAATCGCATTGTGAAGCATCGGCGGAAAGAAGGTGGAACCGTTTACGGGAGCTTCACCGCAAGTGA
- the LOC125588776 gene encoding uncharacterized protein LOC125588776, which produces MKDFLEAEKEWQAAQGVATRKTRVFKGRETAQLTGFKEPRRAVDLALTRKAVMEAYTANAESLVVLSDSQLLIGLLQTKSSRKELNNILTDIHHFSNRLSACSFIHISRLCNVGANLEAKSALLSVNSSPPTGG; this is translated from the exons atgaaagacTTTTTGGAGGCCGAGAAAGAATGGCAAGCAGCTCAGGGGGTGGCCACGAGAAAGACCA GGGTATTTAAAGGAAGGGAGACGGCCCAGCTTACGGGTTTCAAGGAGCCCCGGAGAGCTGTGGACTTGGCCTTGACGCGAAAGGCAGTGATGGAAGCATACACCGCGAATGCTGAGTCCCTGGTTGTGTTGTCGGACTCACAACTTCTGATAGGTTTGCTGCAGACGAAGAGCTCCAGGAAGGAACTGAACAACATCCTCACCGATATTCACCACTTTAGCAACCGCTTGTCTGCTTGTTCGTTTATTCACATTTCACGTTTATGTAATGTTGGGGCTAATCTAGAGGCAAAATCGGCTCTCTTATCTGTAAACTCGTCTCCCCCTACTGGAGGCTAA